From Caldilineales bacterium, one genomic window encodes:
- a CDS encoding NAD(P)H-dependent oxidoreductase subunit E, which yields MTIASHGADLSLMDEVFAAYQGQKGALIPILQKAQDIYAYLPPEVMKQIAQRTGVPLSKVYGVATFYAQFFFERRGRHVLRLCDGTACHVKGTSVLLTAVEDRYGIDPGETTADGELTVEIVYCLGSCALAPVAVLDGQVMGRMRQEMLVRTLQKTVGFGDEEEE from the coding sequence ATGACGATTGCCAGCCATGGCGCCGATCTCAGCTTGATGGATGAGGTTTTCGCCGCCTATCAGGGCCAGAAAGGGGCCTTGATCCCTATTCTGCAAAAAGCGCAGGATATCTATGCCTATTTGCCGCCAGAGGTGATGAAGCAGATCGCCCAACGGACGGGTGTGCCGCTGAGCAAGGTCTATGGCGTGGCCACGTTCTATGCTCAGTTCTTCTTCGAGCGTCGCGGCCGGCATGTGTTGCGGCTGTGTGATGGCACCGCCTGCCATGTGAAAGGGACGTCGGTGCTTTTGACGGCGGTGGAGGATCGCTACGGCATCGATCCGGGCGAGACGACGGCTGATGGCGAGCTGACGGTGGAGATCGTCTATTGCCTGGGGTCGTGCGCGCTGGCGCCGGTGGCGGTGCTGGATGGTCAGGTGATGGGCCGGATGCGGCAGGAGATGCTGGTGCGGACGTTGCAGAAGACGGTGGGTTTTGGCGACGAGGAGGAGGAATAA